The following nucleotide sequence is from Apium graveolens cultivar Ventura chromosome 4, ASM990537v1, whole genome shotgun sequence.
GAAATAAATCGGATATTATTCGTATCTGAAATAAAGCGAATATTATCCGTATTTGAATTTGACGATTACAGATACAGATCCGGATATAGGCATATTCGTATCCGATAATATCTATAtccgaataaatatatttaatatttaaatatttaaataatttaaaaatatattatattaaatttatagtatatttatgtgtatatatatgatATATTATATTTGTAAAATTTTATAGACATGGAGAAAAAAATCATTTGAGTTCAACAATTTAAGGATAATGATTATATTGAAAAgacaaataaaaatttaattttttgaaaaattaaaatatgattaaatcactttatctcttattttaatttttaaaaatgaatttttaatttttactatattttttttgatttttttgattttttttaatttttaatttcaatTTGATTAAAAGATATTATACATAGGCTTAGACCTGGCAATACTGGTATACGACACGTGAACACGGTACGAAATGACACGAATAATTAGTATTTGGGTTCGAAAATTTGGAAAACGAACATGAAAGTACACAAACACGAAAAAATACGAATATAATTAGTGTCGGGTTTGAATTTCCAATACAGGTACACGACACGGAACGAAAGTATAtggaataaataaataattaaaattttaaaaatatataatatacatatatatgtactaaATATCAAATATGAATACTACCTattctaaataatatatatatatataattgtaaatattaaaatatattttattgttaCTTGATTACGTGAGTGAGCATTTCACCATTTAATTATGTATTACattttttaacaattaatattTTTTGTATATAATCCGTGTACTTTAGTGTACTAAAGCGGGTAAACACGAATATATTAGTTCCGGGTTAATATCACTAAATTAGTACACGAATGCAAATCTGGGTCGACTTCAAGTTTAATATTTGGTACACAAAAGTACACGAAATATTTGTACACGACACGGAACTCAAGTCTACATGGGCTCACCAAACAAAGTTGTACCCACGTATAACTACACAGATTTTCAACATATATACAACTGTGTGGATCCCTCAAAAGCCAATAATGAGGACGATTAAACAATCCAGGATCAAATTGGCCAATTGGGGGATCGCTTGGAGTTATTTCGGTGGATGTGAGAAGGCATAAATGAAATGGTTTGTTGGTTATAAAGTCGCccacaaataaaataaaatattttttttttaatttttagagACAGGTGACTAATTAACTAAAACTTATACGTTATTTATAGTAAAAACTAAAATTTATACATTATTTATAGTGAAAACGTTTTCTGCGTGAACGATATCAACATTCTATGGCTAGACTTATACAAGGAGAAAAATACCAGAAATCATCACCCAGTTCACCTTTGATACGATAATAAGTTAACTAGTTGGTTTGTAAGTTTGAATACAAGAATTCTGAGAATAATTAAAATTGGGTAATTCTCCTACAAGTAGGGTTGAGCAAAAAATCGAACAAAAACCGAAACCGATCCGAAACGGgtaaaatttgtaaaaaaatgATCCGTAAAAATCCGAACCGATCCAAAACTGAAAAGTTTAAAAATAATCCGATGATAATTTTCCAGTCTCAGTTTTAGGTCCAAACCGATTCGAGAAAAATCGAAccaattatttaaataaataaataatgtatatatatagggcttagcattcggtcggttcggttaCCGAATTAACAGAAAACCGAATTGCTGATTTTTTTCATAACCAAACCGAACCGAACTTCTGTATAAAACTGAaccgaaaaccgaaccgaaatattttgatttattcggttcggtttggtaaaccgaaatatttaaaaaaattatgtttctacaaATATAAATGAAGTTgtacatttttaaaaaaaacaagataaattaaattattaaagATCATATAAACGACCGAATAAAAAAAGAAACACAAAATAATTTTGAGATTTGAGATGCAAATCGGATTAAACATCATATGAATATATAAAACCTTTTAGTACAAGAAAACAATGAATTATTTAAAAGCAACAATACGTATTGTTTCTTTTCATGAACCTAGCCAATATATGCTCGACAGAGGCTCATACATATCATGGAATGGTCTGCTTTTTTTAAACTGCTGCTCAGAaccaaataaaataaaagcaTAAAACGTTAGCTTATGCTTTTCCATTGTTGCTGCACATGAATCCCGTGCATTGCTAGTTATAAAACTGTATTCCTTTTTTCCTTAAACACTAAATCTTAGATTAACTTGTTGAGGTTATAAATCACAAATTGAATGATATGGTGCGTTTTATTTAGCTGCAATATTTGCATAATTAGAGGATAACAAAGGGATTAGCGCATTGATTTGTGTAGTGTGAGAACCTTGTCATATAGGCAGGCGGAACCAGAGGGGCTAGGGGATGCTAGAGCCCCCTGATCTCAAAAAAAcagtaaaaaaaatattttttttagcTGTAATTCTTTTGAGTTCCGCTAAATTATTGAtgttaaaattattatttttaaccCTTGCagaattataatttataaatgtCATGGATGGACttattttgtaaaaaaaattattaaaaaatataaaaaataataattaataaaaagtaattattttacaaataaatacaaatattataaaattaattgaaAATTTAAGTAATttaacaaaaagaaaaaaagaaaagaaaagggaTAGCAGTTGGTCTCAGTTGCTCAGTTGCTCTCTCACTCCGAGTCTTACTGAGTTGCTCTCTCACTCGGAGTTTCCCTCTCGGCTCCCTCTCCGGCTCTCTCACAGTCAAAGTCTCCCTCCCAGTCCCAGATTCAGATTTCAATTCAAATATCAAGGTATGATATTTTGATTGATTCTTGAATAAATTATTATTCTTTAAGCTTTTTGTATATGCTTTGATTTTATTAAAGTCATAAAGATATTGTTAATTGAGGGTTCCGGATAAGTAGTGTATCTTTGTGATTTGGGGGTTCCCCCTGTTTGATATTCCgatgaaaataatttgatttaatgTTAGTTACCTAGTTGCAATAATTTGGTATGAAGTGAATTTGCCTGTGTGTAATTAAAATCAGGAAATGTCTGACCAAAAATTGATAGATAATCAGCTGAGTTTTTCTGAACTATTTATTGTGTGTTTGTTCAGGGAATCAAGATACatggataaattcgtgattagGACTAAGAGGCCGAGATCCCCTTGTTCTGTGAATAAAAATTCTGGTGTGAACTCAGGGGCTAATAAAGACTCAATCTCAAATGCCTCTCTTCCAATTTCAAACACACCTATTGAAGAAAGAGCAAATATGGAGTTCAATTCAGAAGATTTAATCTCAGACCCGGGGCTTAGAATTCCAATTCATGAATTTAATGCAAATATCAGAGATCAAGTTCGAAGGGCATACATTGCTAAAGGTTCGTTTCAAGTTTTTGATTATAATTTTCCGAAGAAACAATTCAACAAAGAAATGAGAACTTTTCAAGCAAATATGTTCAAAGAGTTTGATTGGTTAGAATATAGTGTTGCTAAGGATGAAGCATATTGTTTGTGGTGTTATTTGTTTAAGCCTAATCGGGAAGAGAATACAGGAAAAAATGCATTTACAACAGCGGGGTTTAACAATTGGAAGAAGGCATTGCTTGTATTTAGGGCACATGTTGGATTAAGTCCCGGTAGCTCACACAACAAAGCTGCAAGGCATTGTCAGGCTTTTAAAAACCAGAGGCAAAGTATATCACACGTTGTTTCTGCACAAGGGTATGAAATTGAGGTTGAATATCGCAAGAGGTTGACTACAGTATTAAATGTTATTCGATTACTTTTGCGACAGGCTTTTGCATTTCGTGGTCATGACGAGTCTTTAGATTCATTGAATAAGGGAAACTTCCTTGAAATTCTTGAATGGCACTATGAGCACAATGTAGAAATTGGAAAAGGGAAACGTTTTAATGCTCCTCGAAACTGCAAGCTTACGTCCCCAAAGGTACAAAAAGAAATAGTAAGTGCTTATGCAAGTCAGACAAGATCCGTCATTTTTGCTGATATTGGAGATAGTTTTTTCTCACTTATGGTTGACGAGTCTCGGGACATATCTTTAAAAGAACAAATGGCGGTTGTCTTAAGGTATGTAAATAAGCATGGTGAGGTGATTGAAAGATTTATTTCAGTGGCACATGTAACTGATACATCATCCCAATCATTAAAAAATGCCATAGATATGCTATTTTCCAGACATGGATTATCATTATCCCAATTACGAGGCCAAGGTTATGATGGGGCTTCAAACATGAGTGGTAAATTTAACGGTCTTAAAGCACTAATATTAAAAGAAAACCCTTTAGCATATTATGTTCACTGTTTTACCCATCAATTGCAATTAGTAGTTGTTGTTGTGGCTAAATGTTCTCCTGCAGTAAGTGATTTTTTTTATCATCTTTGCCGTATTGTGAATCTGGTTGGTGCTTCATGTAAGAGAAAGGATATGCTTCGACAAAAACAACATGAACTTACACTGAAACGTTTAGAAAGTTGTGAGATATTTTCTGGAAAAGGGAAAAATCAAGAAACTTCTTTAACTCGACCAGGAGATACACGGTGGGGTTCACATCATAGAACAATACTTCGTCTTTTTTTTATGTGGCCATCGGTAGTGGAAGTGCTTGGGGATATACATCAAGATGCTACCAATCAAGAATTAAAAGATATTACAGAAGGCTTACTTGAAAAAATGGAGACCTTAAAATTTGTCTTTATGTTGCATTTGATGAAAGTTATCTTGGCAATTACTAATGATTTGTCAGAAGCTTTAAAACAAAGAACTCAGAATATTATAAATGCTATGACAATGGTTCGAAGTATGAAGATTAAATTACAGCTATTAAGGGAGGAAGAATGGGAGACATTTTTAGAAGATGTGAAGAAATTTTGTAATGATAATTTGATTGAAATACCCAATATGGAAGACATATTGCCTATCTGAGGTCGCTCAAGGCGTGAGGGACAAGCTATTACTTACTTTCCTATATATCGTGTTGAGATCTTTTGCGGGGTTAGTTACTTACTTGATTAATTAAATATTTCATATTATGTTGACTGCTATAAAACTTGTTTACTAACCTTTTTATTTAACAGGTTATTGATCTTATTTCCCAAAAGATGGATAATCATTTTACAGAAGGAAACACAGAGCTACTACTTTGTATTGGCTCCTTGGATCCTAGGAATTCATTTTCAAGTTTCAATAACTCAAAACTTGTCCGTCTTGCACAATTTTATCCAGAAGATTTCTCTATACTAGACCTAGAGTTGTTGCCAAATCAGTTAGACAATTTTATCTATGATGTGAGAACGGATAAAGATTTATCTGGACTTCAAAATATTGGAGATCTTTGTGTCATGATGGTTAAGACACACAGACACACTGCTTATCCTTTAGTTTATCTTCTAGTTAAGTTAGCTCCGGTTTTACCTGTTGCCACTGCTACTGTTGAGAGAGTTTTTTCTTCTATGAAAACAATCAAGACTTATTAGCGTAATAGGATGGGAGATGCATGTCTGAATGATAGTATGATGATATATATTTAGAAAGCTATTTTTACAAGTGTGGATAACGAAGCTATTCTACAACACTATCAAAATATGCAAAATCGCAGGATCCAACTATCATCTATCACTTTTTCGGAAAAGAATAGTACAACTACTTGAAGTTAAAGGTTAgttgtattttttttaatattgtatGTTTTTTCATGGTATGGATATTCTATAATTAAATATTTGAGCCCCCCCCCGAATTTCAGTCCTGGTTCCGCCACCGCATATAGGTCATATTAACCTTGTCTGGCTTTAAACATCCAAGTatgctattatttttaattaatgtGTATCAACTGTATAGTCTGTAtctaattatttataatatattatttataaaatataatttaaaaaaaaatatttatactATTCTGTTAATTCGGTTAAAAccgaattaatattttaaaaacccGAACCGAACCGATTTTATTTCGGATAAAACCTAAAAACcgaaattttttaaaaaaccTTAAACCAAACTAAACCGAAACGAATTTTACCGGTTCGGTTCAGTTTTTCGGTTTTGGTTCGGTTTTGCTcaaccctatatatatatatatgtatatatatttggaattaacaaatatatgtatacatataaaACATCAAATTATTAACATTTTGTAGTATATTGAGCAAACTAGCAGTAAGCAACAGTAGTATCTAATACCATGCCATAGTGTTAAGGTGTTCACTTAATTACTGATTACTTCTAGGGCCTGATGTATGTTTTATTTTGTTGTATGAATACAAACGGCAATCGTTTTACAGTATCAGTGGGATGCATTTTTCTTGCTGGAAATCGCCTTTAGTTATTGGAACCTTAAGGTTTATTGTTGCATGTACTTCCGAATACATAGCAGACTCATCTGTCATGTACTATAATGTTTCTTCTGAGTTTTTTTGACCGGCTGATTGGTCATTGATTGCGGAATTATATCTAGTAATAGCTGCTAGTTCTGACTACAAAATAGATCAAAAGATAATCTATATGACAATCCAATATGTATTTGCTTTCGTCCCTAACAATTTTTTCTCTTCAAAAATAAATAGTGAACTAGTTATTATAAAGTTAATGTTTATCAAAATTTAAATATGTAAGGAAATGATTGATCATATGGATATTGTTAATCACCTTATGCATTTTAAATTTATGTTATGGTAACTCTGGTTGTAATATTGACAAGATGCTTGCATTTGTTTAGCAAGCATACAATTTCTTCTCGAGATCTGAAGAGGATCTTACAGCCTTTGGAGTTGCGAATTTCAATCGCGTCCAGAGGCACATTCACAGGCTTCCTGCTAGGGATGACAAAATAATCCGATTCGACGGATACCCGATCCGAAATTCGCAATTTTGGATTTATCGAAACcaattttttggatttggatatggatttaatttttaaacccaaaattttttggatttggaatggatattaggtataccgatctGAAACCtgatccgaaatccgaaactctATCCAAACCCGATCTGAATTCGAAATCCGAAAAAACCTGAacttattatatatataaaatattagaattttatatattacatattataatattatatatattattttatataatatacattatacatattattctataatttttagaacatatatttttatatttatgttaaaaattaactaattataaagttcaatgaaatataattattcaatcataTAAACGGGCCATAAGGTTTATAAGTTAAAAAACATCTTTTAATGATAAATCTAAAAAATTGGGTATCAATTaagtaatttttttaatattagcTATACctataataacacaattaatgatgtggtggAGTGGTTGAAAATTACAAGTTAAAACTCTTTCTCTGCAAGTCGCGTGTTCGATcccaagcacttgcaatattaataattatacaaattttcagatttcgggttcgggtttcaggttcgggtatgaatatccaattcaaaaaaaaattgggTTTCGGCtatacccgaatccgatccgaaatctgatggatcgggttcgggtattcattttctggtatttttcaggttctggtcgggttcgggtatggataaaattttcgggtttggatatgAATTCTGCAATACCCAACCCGATCTGACCCGATTGTCATCCCTAATTCATGCTTATAATAAGTATGGATAATTGTGTTTTTGCTATTAGAAAATAATGGTATCACATTCACAGAATGTTTGGAAATTTTTCAGAACTacctatttatttaattttgtttttttattatgCAATACATTTTTTTAACCAGTTTTGCAACCGAAACCGAACTGATATAAACCAATCCAGAGTTTTTAAAACCGAAACTGATCTGATAGATTGGTTGCGGTTGCGGTTTTTAATTTTAAAACCCGAACACTTTCAGTTCCGGTTCATGctttatctaaaaactgaatttaTCCGAGGTTTGCTCCCCCTACTTGCAAGTGTGCAAATTTGTCACCATATTAACATTGCCCTTCCTCACTTTCGGTTCGGTTCCTCCTTTCTGGGGAAGTGGTCGTTGTGAAGGCGTAAACCATGTCTAATCTATACTCCGTCCTGCTTAACCACTCAACCGTACGTTGAACATCCTTAGACTTTGGACTAGGCTCCCTCCGGTTATGGACCGGATGGCTTACGACCCAAATGGACAGATTTTTCTCCTTCTATTCAGGTTTGTATTTATATCACAAATCATGTAACAAGATGAGAAACTTTGAAAGTTATTATAAACAAATTTTACAATTCTGAATTGAAACATCTGTTCGATAGAGGAATTTGGTAGCTACAAATTTCAAGGTTCGTAGCCGGAAAAAAAATCTGTAACGGTGATTTTTTGTCAAAAAATGTGAACAATATTTGGTGGTTGTGATAAATGGTGGTTGAGATTGCTTAGTGTTAGTGGTGGCCCTTTTGCGCTCTCAACTTcatatttatagggaatcaaacCAATGTAATTCTTGAAAataagaaacctaatgggcttaaaTTTCTCATCCCGAGGCCCCATAGGAAACCCACCGGAAActgtcttctactagctttaggaatgttcaccgatgaggcccaaccacaaaggtcCAAGGCTCATCCGTAGCTTCAAAACTGCATGGATAAGGCATCTCACTGGCCGAGGACAACCCTACGCTATGAGCTATTTCTCTAGTcc
It contains:
- the LOC141719568 gene encoding uncharacterized protein LOC141719568, with the protein product MDKFVIRTKRPRSPCSVNKNSGVNSGANKDSISNASLPISNTPIEERANMEFNSEDLISDPGLRIPIHEFNANIRDQVRRAYIAKGSFQVFDYNFPKKQFNKEMRTFQANMFKEFDWLEYSVAKDEAYCLWCYLFKPNREENTGKNAFTTAGFNNWKKALLVFRAHVGLSPGSSHNKAARHCQAFKNQRQSISHVVSAQGYEIEVEYRKRLTTVLNVIRLLLRQAFAFRGHDESLDSLNKGNFLEILEWHYEHNVEIGKGKRFNAPRNCKLTSPKVQKEIVSAYASQTRSVIFADIGDSFFSLMVDESRDISLKEQMAVVLRYVNKHGEVIERFISVAHVTDTSSQSLKNAIDMLFSRHGLSLSQLRGQGYDGASNMSGKFNGLKALILKENPLAYYVHCFTHQLQLVVVVVAKCSPAVSDFFYHLCRIVNLVGASCKRKDMLRQKQHELTLKRLESCEIFSGKGKNQETSLTRPGDTRWGSHHRTILRLFFMWPSVVEVLGDIHQDATNQELKDITEGLLEKMETLKFVFMLHLMKVILAITNDLSEALKQRTQNIINAMTMVRSMKIKLQLLREEEWETFLEDVKKFCNDNLIEIPNMEDILPI
- the LOC141719569 gene encoding uncharacterized protein LOC141719569 codes for the protein MDNHFTEGNTELLLCIGSLDPRNSFSSFNNSKLVRLAQFYPEDFSILDLELLPNQLDNFIYDVRTDKDLSGLQNIGDLCVMMVKTHRHTAYPLVYLLVKLAPVLPVATATVERVFSSMKTIKTY